One genomic segment of Acanthopagrus latus isolate v.2019 chromosome 14, fAcaLat1.1, whole genome shotgun sequence includes these proteins:
- the LOC119032541 gene encoding histone H3, with product MARTKQTARKSTGGKAPRKQLATKAARKSAPATGGVKKPHRYRPGTVALREIRRYQKSTELLIRKLPFQRLVREIAQDFKTDLRFQSSAVMALQESSEAYLVGLFEDTNLCAIHAKRVTIMPKDIQLARRIRGERA from the coding sequence ATGGCGAGAACCAAGCAGACGGCCCGTAAATCCACCGGAGGAAAAGCTCCCAGGAAGCAGCTGGCCACCAAGGCCGCCCGGAAGAGCGCCCCGGCCACCGGCGGAGTGAAGAAGCCCCACAGGTACCGGCCCGGTACCGTGGCTCTGAGAGAGATCCGCCGCTACCAGAAGTCCACCGAGCTGCTGATCCGCAAGCTGCCCTTCCAGCGCCTGGTCCGGGAGATCGCCCAGGACTTCAAGACCGACCTGCGCTTCCAGAGCTCCGCCGTCATGGCCCTGCAGGAGTCCAGCGAGGCTTACCTGGTCGGCCTGTTCGAGGACACCAACCTGTGCGCCATCCACGCCAAGAGGGTCACCATCATGCCCAAAGACATCCAGCTGGCCCGCCGCATCCGCGGGGAGCGAGCTTAG
- the LOC119032544 gene encoding late histone H2A.L3, which yields MSGRGKGAGKVRSKAKSRSSRAGLQFPVGRVHRLLRKGNYAQRVGAGAPVYLAAVLEYLTAEILELAGNAARDNKKTRIIPRHLQLAVRNDEELNKLLGGVTIAQGGVLPNIQAVLLPKKTEKAAKK from the coding sequence ATGTCTGGAAGAGGAAAAGGTGCCGGTAAGGTTCGATCCAAGGCCAAGAGCCGCTCGTCCCGGGCCGGGCTTCAGTTCCCGGTCGGCCGCGTCCACAGGCTGCTCAGGAAGGGGAACTACGCTCAGCGTGTCGGGGCCGGAGCTCCGGTCTACCTGGCGGCGGTGCTGGAGTACCTGACCGCCGAGATCCTGGAGTTGGCCGGAAACGCCGCCCGCGACAACAAGAAGACCAGAATCATCCCCCGACACCTGCAGCTCGCCGTCCGCAACGACGAGGAGCTCAACAAGCTGCTCGGAGGAGTCACCATCGCTCAGGGCGGCGTGCTGCCCAACATCCAGGCCGTCCTGCTGCCCAAGAAGACCGAGAAGGCTGCCAAGAAGTGA
- the LOC119032543 gene encoding late histone H2A.L3, whose amino-acid sequence MSGRGKGAGKVRSKAKSRSSRAGLQFPVGRVHRLLRKGNYAQRVGAGAPVYLAAVLEYLTAEILELAGNAARDNKKTRIIPRHLQLAVRNDEELNKLLGGVTIAQGGVLPNIQAVLLPKKTEKAAKK is encoded by the coding sequence ATGTCTGGAAGAGGAAAAGGTGCCGGTAAGGTTCGATCCAAGGCCAAGAGCCGCTCGTCCCGGGCCGGGCTGCAGTTCCCAGTCGGCCGCGTCCACAGGCTGCTCAGGAAGGGGAACTACGCTCAGCGTGTCGGGGCCGGAGCTCCGGTCTACCTGGCGGCGGTGCTGGAGTACCTGACCGCCGAGATCCTGGAGTTGGCCGGAAACGCCGCCCGCGACAACAAGAAGACCAGAATCATCCCCCGACACCTGCAGCTCGCCGTCCGCAACGACGAGGAGCTCAACAAGCTGCTCGGAGGAGTCACCATCGCTCAGGGCGGCGTGCTGCCCAACATCCAGGCCGTCCTGCTGCCCAAGAAGACCGAGAAGGCTGCCAAGAAGTGA